From Calditrichia bacterium, the proteins below share one genomic window:
- a CDS encoding phosphoribosylglycinamide formyltransferase: protein MIKIAVFASGRGSNFQTIHRKTRDGYISAEIVTLISDSEQAGALSFARENHISTHVVRPKDFQNSTDFGSKLLDILNSHQTDLVVLAGYLRKIPENVVTAFENRILNIHPALLPAFGGKGMYGMRVHEAVFRSGVHFSGVTVHLVNNEYDAGPIVLQRAVNIADCDSPAAIAERVLAEEHIAFPDALKRLIDNEYTVDGQRVILKGAK, encoded by the coding sequence TTGATCAAAATAGCCGTTTTTGCTTCCGGACGAGGCAGTAATTTTCAAACAATTCATCGCAAAACCAGGGATGGTTACATCTCCGCAGAAATCGTTACGCTCATATCAGATTCAGAACAGGCAGGGGCACTCAGTTTCGCCCGGGAAAACCACATTTCGACCCACGTCGTCCGACCCAAAGATTTCCAGAATTCAACCGATTTCGGATCGAAACTGCTGGATATTCTCAATTCCCATCAAACAGATTTGGTCGTTTTGGCAGGGTATCTCCGGAAAATTCCCGAAAATGTGGTAACCGCATTTGAAAATCGCATCCTGAACATTCATCCGGCATTGCTACCCGCGTTTGGCGGAAAAGGCATGTATGGCATGCGGGTTCACGAAGCGGTGTTTCGCTCCGGCGTGCATTTTTCCGGTGTTACGGTTCATCTGGTGAATAACGAATACGATGCCGGACCGATTGTCCTGCAACGCGCGGTGAATATTGCAGATTGCGATTCGCCGGCGGCGATTGCCGAACGGGTGCTTGCGGAGGAACACATTGCATTTCCGGATGCGCTGAAACGGTTGATTGACAACGAATACACTGTCGATGGACAGCGCGTAATTCTCAAAGGGGCAAAATAA
- a CDS encoding S41 family peptidase, with amino-acid sequence MLRRYNRTTIWVLSTIAIALFSMGLSYGAFAGIQKDLEKHIRKMVRVAQLLQMYYVEDVEWDSAVEGAVSGMLQKMDPHSVYISPEKAQENEENFNGEYEGIGIQYDILDGYITVISPMPGSPSERSGIVAGDRIVKIEGDNAIGISRDEITPKLKGPKGTSVQLTVQRENVAEPLEISVMRDVIPIHTVSASFMVDDSTGYILVNRFAAITASEVEDSLRVLEIQGMRRLVLDLRGNSGGYLHESVKLAGKFIAGHQMVVYTQGRSEGVDEEYYSDQYGRRVVRDYPLVVLVDRGSASASEIVAGAIQDYDRGLIVGENSFGKGLVQKEFPLDDGSAVRITTAKYYTPSGRCIQRDYKGKSTEEYYDEIPDSSWFTENQLNSRPMFYTQKGRAVYGGGGIQPDLFVKNTNISKSPDLTNQMLQKRIFFEIANEYVYQEMQSKPDLVTFKNRTEIGQRWMQRLQQHCSEKGIAVTDSDFNKDRKWIQLRFKAEIARRIWDNNGYHFVWLGSDSQFAKALQSFDQARRLASLN; translated from the coding sequence ATGCTGAGACGTTATAACCGCACAACAATCTGGGTTCTATCTACAATAGCTATCGCATTGTTTAGCATGGGTTTAAGCTATGGCGCATTTGCCGGAATCCAAAAGGATCTGGAAAAACACATTCGCAAAATGGTGCGTGTTGCGCAATTGTTGCAAATGTATTATGTAGAAGATGTGGAATGGGATTCTGCGGTTGAAGGTGCGGTTAGCGGAATGCTTCAAAAAATGGACCCGCATTCGGTGTATATCTCTCCGGAAAAAGCTCAGGAAAATGAAGAAAATTTTAACGGCGAATACGAAGGTATCGGTATTCAATATGATATTCTGGATGGATACATAACCGTGATTTCCCCGATGCCGGGTTCGCCTTCGGAACGGTCGGGCATCGTTGCCGGTGATCGCATCGTAAAAATAGAAGGCGACAACGCGATTGGCATTTCCCGGGATGAAATCACCCCAAAATTGAAAGGACCGAAAGGCACTTCTGTTCAATTGACGGTGCAGCGTGAAAATGTTGCTGAGCCGCTGGAAATATCGGTAATGCGTGATGTGATTCCGATACACACGGTTTCCGCCAGTTTTATGGTTGACGACTCGACCGGCTATATTTTGGTGAATCGTTTTGCCGCTATCACCGCCAGCGAGGTGGAAGATAGTTTGCGTGTGTTGGAAATACAGGGCATGCGTCGGCTGGTGCTCGATTTGCGGGGAAATTCGGGCGGCTATTTGCACGAATCCGTAAAATTAGCCGGGAAATTTATCGCCGGGCATCAAATGGTTGTTTACACTCAGGGGCGTTCGGAAGGTGTTGATGAGGAGTATTATTCCGACCAATACGGACGACGGGTTGTTCGCGATTATCCACTGGTCGTATTGGTCGATCGCGGTTCCGCATCCGCTTCGGAAATCGTTGCCGGAGCAATCCAGGATTATGACCGAGGGTTGATTGTCGGTGAAAATAGTTTTGGCAAAGGATTGGTTCAAAAAGAATTTCCGCTGGATGACGGTTCCGCTGTTCGTATCACAACTGCAAAATATTACACGCCATCCGGTCGTTGTATTCAGCGCGATTATAAAGGTAAATCTACCGAAGAATATTATGATGAAATTCCCGATTCGAGCTGGTTTACAGAAAATCAATTGAATAGCCGCCCGATGTTTTACACCCAAAAAGGGCGTGCTGTTTATGGCGGCGGCGGCATTCAGCCGGATTTGTTTGTGAAGAATACAAATATTTCCAAATCGCCGGATTTGACCAACCAAATGTTGCAAAAACGCATCTTTTTTGAGATTGCCAATGAATATGTTTATCAGGAAATGCAATCAAAACCGGATTTGGTTACATTTAAAAATAGAACTGAAATTGGGCAGCGCTGGATGCAACGCCTTCAGCAGCACTGTTCCGAAAAAGGGATTGCTGTTACCGATAGCGATTTTAACAAAGACCGAAAGTGGATTCAACTGCGTTTTAAAGCAGAAATTGCCCGCCGTATTTGGGATAATAATGGTTATCACTTCGTCTGGCTCGGTTCGGATTCTCAATTTGCCAAAGCATTACAGTCATTTGATCAGGCTCGCCGGTTAGCTTCGCTAAACTGA
- a CDS encoding LD-carboxypeptidase, translating into MSWKISPVKSGQTIGLWTPASSVKPEQVQNGLAQLKARGFNYRLGAHAFSHNGITAASPAARLSDLHGFLRDPQISAIWALRGGYGTAQMLNQIDYDLLQKHPKLLIGFSDVTALEWGIFAQTGIPTFSGLTITTQFSDENPYLDTALRMLSGEKNAIDESDLPQGTPVIHRKGSAEGLLIGGTLSMICSLYGTPYFPESENLILFIEDVDEPLYRIDRLLWQLHLGGFWERVSAVILGKFVLGEQFLEVFDQLEPMLPDGIPVVSGFPYGHFTPCLPLPVGVPASFDASPFRLEWQPFLQSVIA; encoded by the coding sequence TTGAGCTGGAAAATTTCGCCCGTAAAAAGCGGGCAAACAATTGGTTTGTGGACGCCGGCATCTTCCGTGAAGCCGGAGCAGGTGCAAAACGGATTGGCGCAACTCAAAGCGCGTGGTTTTAATTATCGATTGGGTGCGCATGCATTTTCCCACAATGGTATTACGGCGGCTTCGCCGGCGGCGCGGCTGAGTGATTTGCACGGTTTTTTGCGCGATCCGCAAATTTCAGCAATTTGGGCATTGCGCGGCGGTTACGGCACTGCGCAAATGCTCAACCAGATCGATTACGATTTGCTCCAAAAACATCCCAAATTATTGATCGGTTTCAGCGATGTAACGGCACTGGAGTGGGGCATTTTCGCCCAAACCGGAATACCAACGTTCAGTGGATTGACAATAACGACGCAGTTTTCTGATGAAAATCCATATCTGGATACGGCGTTGCGAATGCTCTCCGGTGAGAAAAACGCAATCGACGAATCTGATTTACCCCAAGGCACGCCGGTTATTCACCGCAAAGGCAGCGCGGAAGGGTTGCTGATCGGCGGTACGCTGTCGATGATCTGCTCGTTATACGGCACGCCATATTTCCCGGAATCGGAAAATCTGATTTTGTTTATCGAAGACGTTGACGAACCGCTGTATCGCATCGACCGGCTGCTCTGGCAACTGCATCTCGGCGGATTTTGGGAGCGGGTTTCTGCCGTTATTTTGGGAAAATTTGTTCTCGGCGAACAATTTCTGGAAGTATTTGATCAGCTCGAACCCATGCTGCCCGACGGAATTCCGGTTGTCAGCGGTTTCCCGTACGGACATTTTACACCCTGTTTACCGCTGCCGGTTGGTGTTCCGGCAAGCTTCGATGCATCACCTTTCCGGCTGGAATGGCAGCCGTTTTTGCAATCGGTTATTGCCTGA
- the mreD gene encoding rod shape-determining protein MreD — MMQAVVSNAIQIFGWKPDLVLIILVMFSLQHGKIAGSTAGFFAGTLSDLMSWNLLGVGALSKSVTGYTAAAVGKMMQERNRFLLTLFVSGLIHDIIFNYINTLGKEIHWWALLILQIIPNLLYTAIVGVVIYYFLDRWLSGYE; from the coding sequence ATGATGCAGGCTGTTGTCAGTAACGCGATACAAATTTTTGGCTGGAAACCGGATCTCGTGTTGATCATCCTGGTGATGTTTTCGCTCCAGCACGGCAAAATTGCCGGCAGCACCGCAGGTTTTTTTGCCGGAACCCTGAGTGATCTGATGAGTTGGAATTTGTTAGGGGTTGGCGCACTCAGTAAATCCGTGACCGGTTATACCGCTGCGGCTGTTGGAAAAATGATGCAGGAACGCAACCGCTTTTTGCTCACACTCTTCGTGAGTGGCTTAATCCACGATATTATTTTTAACTACATTAACACCCTCGGCAAAGAAATTCATTGGTGGGCATTACTCATTTTGCAAATTATCCCGAACCTGCTTTACACTGCCATTGTGGGTGTTGTCATTTATTATTTTTTAGATCGATGGCTATCTGGCTATGAATAA
- a CDS encoding MotA/TolQ/ExbB proton channel family protein, with protein sequence MVELYLQGGGFMHPILVMWVIGLAIGIAKLILLYRAGVNSRKFMGAVRQDIKQGGIQAAMERCEKTRGPVASIMHAGLSRAKDGVESAEKAITNAGSIEMAFLERGMIWLGFIIVVAPMLGFTGTVWGMVAAFDAIKEANDISPAVVAGGISQALLTTLFGLIVAMTVQLFHNLATSKIDKLIIDMEEASADLVDTLLDMRSSK encoded by the coding sequence ATGGTCGAGTTATATCTACAGGGTGGTGGTTTTATGCACCCGATTCTGGTGATGTGGGTTATTGGTCTTGCGATCGGTATAGCCAAGTTAATTTTGCTCTACAGAGCTGGTGTAAACAGCCGCAAATTTATGGGCGCCGTTCGTCAGGATATCAAGCAGGGCGGAATCCAGGCTGCAATGGAACGCTGCGAAAAAACCCGCGGTCCCGTTGCTTCAATTATGCATGCAGGTCTTAGCCGCGCTAAAGACGGTGTCGAAAGCGCAGAAAAAGCAATTACCAACGCCGGTTCTATCGAAATGGCATTTCTGGAACGCGGTATGATTTGGTTAGGCTTTATTATTGTTGTTGCACCGATGTTGGGCTTTACCGGAACAGTTTGGGGTATGGTTGCAGCATTCGATGCTATTAAAGAAGCCAACGACATTTCGCCGGCAGTTGTTGCGGGCGGTATCTCGCAGGCATTGTTAACAACATTGTTCGGTTTGATTGTGGCTATGACGGTTCAGTTGTTCCACAACCTGGCTACTTCTAAAATTGACAAATTGATCATCGACATGGAAGAAGCATCCGCAGACCTCGTCGATACATTGCTCGACATGCGGAGTTCCAAGTAA
- the purH gene encoding bifunctional phosphoribosylaminoimidazolecarboxamide formyltransferase/IMP cyclohydrolase, giving the protein MIRVKRALISCWDKTGLAEFAGELHKHGVEIISSGGTAAFLEKNNIPVTEVATVTGYPEVLGGRVKTLHPMIHSPILAKRTPDHLADLQKLNAEPIDLVVVNLYPFVKEAVEKQLPVDEAIEYIDIGGPTLLRGAAKNCKYVVALNDASQYAPFLNIFSENKGEIPEAWSQQRAREIFFYTSWYDSQITAFLAKANGEDELLPEYNTLFLQKLQPLRYGENPHQSAAVYSTFGEKPSGLAAAEVLWGKPLSFNNYADIHAAYALALDLPDIACAIIKHTNPAGAASSTDNLADAFQRALQGDPVSAFGGIVACNRKIDVETAEHISKIFFECIIAPDFDADAQNLLQKKKNLRLLKMDPQIFAADNREIKYLNHTLLVQQADFPVENPREWQVVTEKKPTDTELRALEFAWKICKHVKSNAIVLTKDREIYGVGAGQMSRIDSTRIAREKALAANRTLQGVVLASDAFFPFRDGVDEAVKAGVTAIVQPGGSIRDEEVIQAANEHGISMVFTGIRHFKH; this is encoded by the coding sequence ATGATTCGCGTTAAACGCGCACTGATCAGTTGCTGGGACAAAACCGGATTGGCGGAGTTCGCCGGTGAACTGCACAAACATGGCGTCGAAATAATTTCCAGCGGCGGAACAGCCGCTTTTTTGGAGAAAAACAACATTCCGGTAACCGAAGTTGCAACGGTCACCGGTTATCCCGAAGTGCTCGGCGGACGGGTGAAAACCTTGCACCCGATGATCCACTCACCGATTTTGGCGAAACGAACACCGGATCATCTCGCTGATTTGCAAAAACTGAACGCCGAACCGATTGATCTGGTGGTGGTGAACCTCTATCCTTTCGTGAAAGAAGCAGTCGAAAAACAACTTCCGGTGGATGAAGCGATTGAATACATCGATATCGGCGGGCCGACGTTGTTGCGCGGCGCCGCGAAAAATTGCAAATATGTTGTTGCGCTTAACGATGCATCGCAATACGCCCCGTTTCTGAATATTTTTAGCGAAAATAAAGGCGAAATTCCCGAAGCCTGGTCGCAGCAACGCGCCCGGGAAATTTTCTTTTACACCTCGTGGTATGACAGCCAGATCACCGCATTTTTGGCAAAAGCCAATGGCGAAGATGAATTGTTGCCGGAATACAACACGTTGTTTTTACAGAAATTACAGCCACTTCGCTACGGCGAAAACCCTCACCAGTCGGCTGCGGTTTATAGCACGTTCGGGGAAAAACCGTCTGGTTTGGCAGCCGCAGAAGTGCTCTGGGGCAAACCGCTTTCGTTCAACAATTATGCAGATATTCACGCTGCGTACGCGCTTGCGCTGGATTTACCGGACATCGCCTGCGCGATCATCAAGCATACCAATCCTGCCGGCGCGGCCAGCAGCACCGATAATCTGGCAGATGCCTTCCAACGTGCGCTGCAGGGTGATCCGGTTTCGGCATTCGGTGGTATTGTGGCGTGCAACCGGAAAATCGATGTGGAAACGGCGGAACATATCTCCAAAATATTCTTTGAGTGCATTATTGCACCGGATTTTGATGCTGACGCGCAAAATTTATTACAGAAAAAGAAAAACTTACGATTATTGAAAATGGATCCGCAAATTTTTGCTGCGGATAACCGTGAAATTAAATATTTGAATCATACACTGCTCGTTCAGCAGGCTGATTTTCCGGTGGAAAATCCCCGGGAATGGCAAGTGGTAACGGAAAAGAAACCAACGGACACGGAATTGCGAGCGCTGGAATTTGCCTGGAAAATTTGCAAACATGTGAAATCCAACGCGATTGTTCTCACGAAAGACCGGGAAATTTACGGCGTTGGCGCCGGACAAATGTCGCGCATCGATTCCACCCGGATCGCCCGCGAAAAAGCGCTGGCTGCCAATCGCACGCTGCAAGGCGTTGTGCTGGCATCGGATGCATTTTTCCCGTTCCGTGATGGCGTTGATGAAGCCGTGAAAGCCGGCGTAACCGCGATTGTCCAACCCGGCGGCTCTATCCGCGATGAAGAAGTTATTCAAGCTGCAAACGAACACGGTATTAGTATGGTTTTTACCGGAATCCGACACTTTAAGCATTAA
- a CDS encoding biopolymer transporter ExbD: protein MIKKRPREDVEIPSSSMADIAFLLLVFFLVCTTIDVDKGLRLVLPPTEVDTQEINKKNISNILINDAGQVLFDNEMVQVRDVERIVRQKIADNPLLIVSLKTTRGTKYEVYIKVLDQLKRANATRISIADPDEA, encoded by the coding sequence ATGATTAAGAAACGTCCAAGAGAAGACGTCGAAATTCCTTCCTCATCTATGGCAGATATTGCATTCCTGTTGTTGGTGTTCTTTTTGGTCTGTACTACAATTGATGTGGATAAAGGACTCAGACTTGTCCTTCCGCCCACTGAGGTTGACACACAGGAAATCAACAAAAAGAATATCTCCAACATTCTCATTAATGATGCCGGGCAGGTGTTGTTTGATAATGAAATGGTTCAGGTGCGCGATGTTGAACGAATTGTTCGCCAAAAAATTGCCGACAATCCGTTGTTGATCGTTTCGCTGAAAACCACCCGTGGCACTAAATATGAAGTTTATATTAAAGTGCTCGACCAACTCAAACGCGCCAATGCAACACGGATATCAATTGCAGATCCGGATGAAGCATAA
- a CDS encoding TonB family protein: MHKEPEVDLRLKYPKWFEFAMIAALGLTIAIFYAFKRFENPVGLQKTVDVEIQVEQIPPTQQIKKPPPPARPKIPIESEDEDIPEDLTIQEETFDFEQEVEDLPPPPPEEEEPIVPFYALSDKPVEIKRVNPVYPELAKKAGIEGTVVVKVLVNTKGDVEQVEILKSHPLLDESAIEAARQFKFKPGKQRDKFVKVWVSIPFNFKLKS, encoded by the coding sequence ATGCACAAAGAACCGGAAGTAGATTTACGGTTGAAATATCCCAAATGGTTTGAATTTGCCATGATTGCCGCTTTGGGATTGACAATCGCAATTTTCTACGCTTTCAAACGGTTCGAAAACCCGGTCGGTCTGCAAAAGACCGTCGATGTTGAAATTCAGGTGGAGCAAATTCCGCCCACACAGCAAATAAAGAAACCACCACCACCGGCCCGTCCCAAGATTCCAATTGAATCTGAAGACGAAGATATCCCGGAAGATTTGACCATTCAAGAAGAAACCTTCGATTTCGAGCAAGAAGTTGAAGATCTTCCGCCGCCTCCTCCGGAAGAAGAAGAACCGATTGTGCCGTTTTATGCGCTATCGGACAAACCGGTCGAAATCAAGCGGGTAAATCCGGTATATCCGGAACTTGCGAAAAAAGCCGGGATCGAAGGCACAGTGGTAGTGAAAGTGCTGGTTAATACGAAAGGTGATGTTGAGCAAGTTGAAATTCTGAAATCTCACCCGTTATTGGACGAATCAGCGATTGAAGCTGCGCGCCAATTCAAATTTAAGCCCGGAAAGCAGCGGGATAAATTTGTAAAAGTTTGGGTGAGCATTCCTTTCAACTTCAAACTCAAATCATAG
- the mreC gene encoding rod shape-determining protein MreC, with amino-acid sequence MMNFSEPAALSGIRWVLLQVSEKTNAVVSYFSLQSDLEVQNEYLTKENFELRVRDQQLREMVLENARLKRMLGFRESEPGEYVAAQVIASGPEKNIGSVVIDVGEDDSVAVNMAVVNANGLVGKIFEVTSSQALVQLLKDRNAFVSARLQGSREIGTIAWTGSGIQLEMQHILKNIPVEEGEMVLTSGMGGVYPVGIQIGIVVSVKDDERGMFRKILVQPSVNFNALEEVFVVRKKQVETETD; translated from the coding sequence ATGATGAATTTTAGCGAGCCTGCAGCGTTGAGCGGAATCCGTTGGGTATTGTTGCAAGTCAGCGAGAAAACCAACGCGGTTGTCAGCTATTTTTCATTGCAAAGCGATCTCGAAGTGCAAAATGAATACCTCACAAAAGAGAATTTTGAGCTGCGGGTGCGGGATCAGCAACTTCGGGAAATGGTGTTGGAAAATGCCCGGCTGAAACGAATGTTAGGTTTTCGCGAAAGCGAACCCGGTGAATATGTTGCGGCGCAGGTTATCGCCAGCGGTCCGGAAAAAAATATCGGATCTGTTGTGATCGATGTTGGCGAAGATGACAGCGTAGCCGTGAATATGGCAGTTGTTAACGCGAACGGATTAGTGGGAAAAATATTCGAAGTTACATCATCACAGGCACTGGTGCAATTGTTGAAAGATCGCAACGCTTTTGTCAGCGCACGTTTGCAGGGCAGCCGGGAAATCGGCACAATCGCATGGACGGGCAGCGGCATCCAACTGGAAATGCAGCATATCCTCAAAAATATTCCGGTTGAAGAAGGCGAAATGGTGCTCACTTCCGGGATGGGCGGTGTGTATCCGGTTGGCATTCAGATCGGAATTGTGGTTAGCGTAAAAGACGATGAACGGGGTATGTTCCGGAAAATTTTAGTGCAGCCGAGCGTTAATTTCAACGCATTAGAAGAAGTATTTGTGGTGCGCAAAAAACAGGTGGAGACAGAAACGGATTGA
- a CDS encoding rod shape-determining protein, with product MGFFDFLSNDIGIDLGTANTLIYVKGKGIVVNEPSIVAFEEHTNKIVAVGKEAREMLGRTHRDIITIRPLKDGVIADFEATEAMIREFIKKAKVNRISIGKIVVCVPSGVTEVEKRAVRDSAERAGAKEVYLVAEAMASAIGIGLEIDKPIGSMIVDIGGGTSEIAVISLSGIVQHTSIRVGGDEMNEAIVQYFKKNYNLLIGEKTAENLKCEVGSALPLEEEITTSVKGRDLVDGIPKTVEVNSVEIREALNEPIHTIVDTIKITLERVPPELASDILDRGIILSGGGALLRRLDDRVMQETRLPVNVAEDSLSCVVRGCGTILEDYNRFQTVLLKSNRRM from the coding sequence ATGGGATTTTTTGATTTTCTATCGAACGATATTGGCATCGATTTGGGCACAGCCAATACGCTTATTTATGTAAAAGGCAAAGGTATTGTTGTAAACGAACCTTCGATTGTTGCGTTTGAAGAACATACCAACAAAATTGTGGCAGTGGGGAAGGAAGCCCGGGAAATGCTCGGCCGCACCCACCGCGATATTATTACGATTCGTCCGTTGAAAGACGGCGTGATTGCGGATTTTGAAGCGACCGAAGCGATGATCCGCGAGTTTATCAAAAAGGCAAAAGTGAACCGCATAAGTATTGGAAAAATAGTGGTTTGCGTGCCATCTGGCGTTACCGAAGTTGAGAAACGTGCGGTGCGCGACAGCGCCGAACGTGCCGGTGCAAAAGAGGTTTATCTGGTTGCGGAAGCAATGGCATCGGCTATCGGCATCGGGCTGGAAATTGACAAGCCGATCGGTAGCATGATCGTCGATATCGGCGGCGGCACCTCGGAAATCGCGGTGATTTCGCTGAGCGGCATCGTGCAGCACACTTCCATCCGCGTTGGCGGCGATGAAATGAATGAGGCGATTGTCCAATATTTCAAGAAAAATTATAACTTGCTGATCGGTGAAAAAACCGCTGAAAATCTGAAATGCGAAGTCGGTTCAGCGCTGCCACTCGAAGAGGAAATCACCACTTCCGTGAAAGGGCGCGACCTGGTGGATGGCATCCCGAAAACCGTGGAGGTGAATTCCGTAGAAATCCGCGAGGCACTCAACGAGCCGATACACACAATTGTCGATACCATCAAAATAACGCTGGAACGCGTGCCGCCGGAACTGGCGTCGGATATTCTCGATCGCGGCATTATTCTCTCCGGTGGCGGTGCGCTGCTCCGCCGGCTGGATGACCGCGTGATGCAGGAAACCCGCCTGCCTGTAAACGTGGCGGAAGATTCCCTCAGTTGTGTTGTTCGCGGATGCGGAACAATTTTGGAAGATTACAATCGTTTCCAAACCGTATTGCTAAAAAGTAATCGCCGAATGTAA
- a CDS encoding biopolymer transporter ExbD: MAVNIQRKSNMKIGIPTSSMPDIIFQLLIFFMVTTVLRQYSGLQVKLPDAKMIEKLESKRNVSTIWVDDKNRIVIDDVTINQMNELRNIAYQKLIENPRLVMSLRVDKQADMGIIIDVQQELRQANTLKVNYSALQSAN; the protein is encoded by the coding sequence ATGGCTGTAAATATTCAACGTAAATCAAATATGAAAATTGGCATTCCGACGTCATCAATGCCGGATATTATTTTCCAATTATTGATTTTTTTCATGGTAACCACTGTGTTGCGTCAGTATTCCGGATTGCAAGTCAAATTACCTGATGCAAAAATGATTGAAAAACTGGAAAGTAAACGGAACGTCTCCACCATTTGGGTGGACGACAAAAACCGGATTGTCATTGATGATGTTACGATCAATCAAATGAATGAACTGAGAAATATTGCCTATCAGAAATTGATTGAAAATCCGCGTTTGGTTATGTCTTTGCGGGTGGATAAGCAGGCTGATATGGGAATTATTATCGATGTTCAACAGGAGTTGAGACAAGCCAACACCTTGAAGGTGAACTACTCTGCATTGCAGAGTGCAAACTAA